caggactaattggtgagggtatagTGTCAAGCCTATCCAGGAACAGGGGTGtaaggacttggggggggggggggaggaattagtCTCACATCTGCCCAGGAAACGGGGGGTGGGGCGCTCGggacttggaactctgcctttccccaactATTTCCCAAGTGGCTCTTCCCTAAGATTTGAAAcatgcttggtggtggcagcttactgttaacctaagctggtaaataagcttagggggtctttcatatgggtccccacatctgtaccctaaagttcagagtggagaaGGAAGCCTGACACAGCCCGAgccagctgacacgggccagccacgggtgtctagatgcagtgcagacataccctcagtctcaccaccacccccaggagccaGCGTGCCTGAGGCTGTTGTGATCGGCTTGAGATAATCAGGGTGCACCAGGGCCAGGACTGGTAGGAAGGGCCCCATCCATGTCACACAGGCCTGGGAGAATGTAGCAACCGTTTGGGACACCAAGCTCAGCCCCTCCTCATCAGATATGAACTGCAGGAGGGACGGGGCAGAGTTAATATAGGGTAGGATTAGGTCCCTCCTAGAGTCCAGATAAAGTCAGTGCACACCGGACAGGGTAGAATCAGATCCTCTGACCAGAGGCAGGGATCTGCCCACTGCCACGTGCCGTGCCGCACCAAGTGTATCTGTCAAGACCCTCACTCCTGAGCATGGCCCATGCCTGATATCATGGCACATGGTGATTGGCTATGCCCTTGCCACAGCTACACCAGGTGGGGCCATCCCGCCAAGGGCTTTATAACCCTTCCTGCTCCACAGCAAAGGCGACCGAACAGGCCCAGGGGCCACTCACCACCAATGCAGGTAGAGCCATTGGGGTGCAgcgggctggcaggggtggcacagggctgggccaggaagcatggcaggggcaggggtgagcagAGAGGCATCTATGGATTGGTTCCCTTACAGCCCCCTGCCACTAGGCAAGTGTCTGGGCACCGGAGCCCAGAGTCACCCACCAGGGCACATCCCACACTCAGCCTTGGGCACTGCCTGGAGAATGCGGCATTTGAGTGCAGGGCAGTAGGTGGGTAGGGggccattcacacacacacaccctgccactcTGCACGTGGGCCagagccccagctgccccaccactCCCGCCCCATCCAGTGCCAGAGatggagcccagggccctgctgtATCAGGGGTGCATCAGAGCCAGCAGCCATAGGAAGGGCCCGATCCACAGCAGGATGGGAACAGCAGTGTGACCGATGCCTCTGACTCCAGCTTCCTCGTTGGGTCAGGACATCTGACTGAGTTCAGACGCTGCCCATTCTGGTGCCAGACAGGGCATGTGCTGAGAACCTGGTGGAGCTGTCCCAGGACCCTTGTCTCCTACCCCATTCCCACGTGTCTGACCGATGGGCACGACTCCCTGAGTGACCTTCCAGGCCATGCACCGGCTGGGACCAAAATCCTTCACCTGGGATGGAGGGAGAGGCCTGAACCAGCAGAGTCACCtacccccagccctctcaggGGCTATTccaccagcccctccctcccttggGGTGGGCAAGAGTGGCTCCTCCCAGCAGGGATCAAGCCATGTCTCAGTGGCAGCAAGGAGTAAGAGGGAAGAGAAGACACTCACCCCGTCCCCACCCCCACATGACATGACACCTACCATCCCCAAGTGTCCCAGCAGCCAGTTGCGATGCGGGGGCTCTGGGAAGCAGCGCAGACGCTGGCAGTTCACATAGTAGCGGTGCCAGGAGTTCCCGAGCTGCAGGAGGGTGCGGAAGAGCAGGGCCAGCAGGGCAAGGAGCAGGGTGGAGATGGTGTAAGCATGGAGGTGGGTCcgctccatgctcagcagctccagcacccagtcCGTGAACGGCAGCATCCTGTGGGGAGAGACAGGGCGTTACCAGGGCTGAACTGCCACTGGGTCCCTTTGTGACAAGCTGTAGGTTACTGAGCTACTGAGAGGCAGATAcgatggagggtagggatagggtccagagtgacctaaacaaattggaggattgggccaaaagaaatctgatgaggttcaaccaggacaagtgcagagtcctgcacttaggaaggaagaatccctgcaccgctacagactggggaccgactggctaagcagcagttctgcagaaaaggacctaggggttacagtggatgagaagctggatacaagtcaccagtgtgcctttgttgccaagaaggctaacagcatattgggctgcattagcaggagcattgccagcaaatcaagGGAagggattattcccctctatttggcactggtgaggcctcatctggagtattgtgtccagttttgcgctctccactacagaaaggacgtggacaaattggagataatccagcagagggcaataaaaatgatcagggggctggggcacatgacttacgaggagaggctgagggaacttgtttagtctgcagaagagaagagtgagggggaatttgatagcagccttcaactacctgaagtggggttccaaagaggctggaactaggctgttctcagtggtggcagatgacagaacaaggagcaatgatctcaagttgcagtgggaaagGGGTAGGTTGGATCCCCCACACAGCCAACagcccttcctgctccccagaagcaatgtgtgtgtgtgtgggggggggtctcatatcccactctccccccccccgatttctgccagggttttaTATCCACTGCAGCCACCTGACTCTTCCCCAGGGCACAGTGACAGGCCTGGGGTCTGTAAAACTGCCACGGAgcttcccccctgccccggctGACCGCGTGGGGGGCGCGGTGGGGTGAGAACCGCCCCGTGGGGTTTCGGGGCGGGCGGGGAGCGGGAGCCGCACCGAGCTCTCCCCGGGCcggtcagggctgggggcggcaGGTGCCGCTGGTCTCTCCCCAGCGCGGGGGGTTAAATCCCGCCTGCAGCCGCTGCCCGGGCCGGTGTGACGACGACCTCGGCACCAGGCGGTAGCCAGGCCTGAGCAGTAGCCAAGATGGTCACGTTCCCGTGACGGAAACCGCATCTAGCTGCCAAACGGGAGGGCTGCTCTGCGTGTCGTCACCCCGGCCCCGCTCGGCCCCGCGTGGCAGCGGGCTCCGCCCCTGAGCGCCGGGCGAGGGAAGGGAGCCGCGCCGCGGAAGCGGCGGGCGGCTACAGGTTGCTAAGGAAGCGGCTGCGGCTCCCTCTTCCCGCCGGGGAGTGCGGGGAGAAGGAGCGGGACGGCCATGGAGGGAGGCTGGTAACGTCTCCAGGGAAGCCGGCGAGggagtgctggggcggggggcgccCCTCTCTTGCTTGGGGGCGCTGCTTGGCGGCTCAGGGTCCTGGCCGGTACCGGCAGGACAGCGCTGGGGGAAGGTGCCTGGGCCCTGCCCGGGGCAAGGGGAGCTGCTTGGGGGTGACTGGACCGCCGGTGTAGTGCCGCCCCTTTCCCGGCCCCTCACACTGACGGCGTCAGTTGCTGTGtctcgggtggggtggggggggaatcttGCGGTCAGGcgggcctccctccctcccatgtcAGTTACAGTCAGCAGCCCTCCGTTTTGGGGGGGTTATTTAACTTTTGTGCAGTGAATGTGTGAGTGGTCGGGGCCAGGTATACAGCAAATGCTAAATAAATATCCTTGCAACCCATGTTTATTAAGTATTGACTCTGGCCAGGAATTTCACTCTGTCATTTGGAAGCCTCATTCTTGTTGTGGGTCTAGGTTTTGTTTATCCTGCTTTTTGTTGGGTTTTATATTTGACTGAACTGAGGTATCAGTGATTCTTTAACTAATTTACCTTCCTTTACCAGCTTGCTTTTCTATTATTTTTGTTACAATGATGGCAATGTAGATAGATGCTTTTATATCAACTTTTAATCTTTTTGCAGAATTAAGACAGAATGTTGTCATCTGTGCACACACAGAATAACGATATTCTATCAGAGTTGCATGTTCAAAAAAAGTTGTCTTCTCCTGATGTTGCTGAGGTAAGTCAATTCATACTAATTTTCAGGGCCGTCACTAGTGgggtgcggggcccggggcagaaGTGATGGATTAGTCTCTTCCAGGACCAGTTGCACCAGCCCATAGGGCCCCCCAAAGTGCAGGGCCTCGAGCGGTCGCGCCGATTCACTCtacccaagggacggctctgCTAATGTGTTACCGATGTATGAGCATTTCCTACAAAGGAGAGTAATCTATGCACTTTGTTACTGATTAGACCCTGACTTCAAGTCAAACTTAAAATTTTGCTTCCACTCTGTAGACTGTAGGAAGAAGGGATGCATTTGGGTTTGATTTTCAAAAGGGTATGAGGTAGTTTTGTGCCCGATTTCCCTTGAAAAATCAATGGGAGCCATGTATCTAATCCCCTAGGCACTTTTGAAGAGTCTACTCTTGCTGTTTAGGAATGGAGTGCAATGCTAATAAAGGACATAATGAATTATCCTACATAAGTGAGTTAGGGCAAATCTACATTACAGCGCTACATGGAGCGGCTACACCGCTGTAGCACACCTAGTGAAGAGACACTATGCTGGCGGAGTGTGCTTTCCCCTTGgtataattactccacctctgcaacaagcagaagctatgttggtgggaaagtgtctcccaccgacatagcgccAGTGTGAACAGTGCAAAACTTGCGTCACTCAGAGGCTGCTTTTTCATATTCTGGAgcgacgtatcttagattgacttaagcGGTAATGTAGACCTGCTCTTAGACAAGTGTTCATTGGAAGCTGCTTGGTCACATCTCAAGCCATTGGGAAATAAACTCAGAGGAGAAGAGGAGAAAAATGGGGTTAGAATAGAGGATATTATGTGGAAGACTTCTGCGTTTGTTTATGAAAGTGTATGACTACTTTTAAGTTAAGTTCTTAAAATAAGATTCATGCAAGTTTGACACAAGGTAGGAgctggggcggctctaggtattttgctgccccaagcacggcaggcaggttgccttcggcggcacgcctgcgggaggtccaccgaagccgcgggaccagtggactctctgcaggcatgctgccgaaggcaacctgcctgccgccctcacggcgaccggcagagtccCCCCCCCGGTGGCTTGTccccccaggcacgcacttggtgtgctggtgcctggagccgcccttgggTAGGAAGGATCCCATATCCTAATTAAAGGCTACCTCTAAAAATTACATACTGAAAAAATGGATAAATTCTATTTTGTGCTTCTCTGGCTCTGGATGAACTAGGATAAATTAAATGCTATGCTAACCCTCCCAAGATGCTGCATAGAAGGAATTTGACTAATCTCAGTCATAGATTTTTGTGCTTAGTTGTGCAATGTGTAAATATAGCAAAAATATTTTCATATCAATATTAACTTGAATGTataaaaattatttgcattcagcACACATGGAATGTAATGTATTAAGCCTCTGTATCAATATTTTATAGAACTTACTGTACTTAAGTTTACATACAAGTAAATTTGCAGGAATTTAATTTGTAGAACCAATGGAGACTTAATTCACTCTTACGACTGAAACTGGGGCAGCTTAAATTAGTATTTGGTTAACTAGCTTCATTAAATTaatatgaattttaattttgttACTGTTTTGCTGTACATATTTATATCACTCTAGCAAAATTCTACTCCTCCTGCAACTAAGCACCCTTTATAACTTGCATCATCAAagaagcaatcagtttgcaattattattatttattaaaacttCAGACTGGAACTGTTATAGATTCATTGAGTacaagatcttttagaaaaacatcccatctggaTTAAAATAGTAACAGTGATTGAGAATTTGCCACAGCCTTTGatgagttgttccaatggttaattaccctcactcaTAATAATTtccaccttatttctagtctaaattttgtctagtttcaacttccagccattgaatcttgttatactttcatctgctagattgaaaagccttCTAATATCAAAATTTctgttcctcatgtaggtaccTAATAGACCTATTAAGTcacttaatcttctctttgataagctaaatagctCCTTTATCTTTCACTAAAAGGCACGTTTTCccgtcctttaatcattcttgtggttcttctctgaatcaTCTCCATTTTACCAACCCTCCCTCTTGAATTatggacactagaactggactCAATATTTCAGTAGTAgtcagttgcaccagtgccaaatacagaggtaaaataacctctctgttcTCCTACTTGATATTCCTGTTTTTACATCCAGAGTTCACATTAGCCTTTTGGGGTATACTGCTACACTGGGAGACCCCTAAGAGTCTCCCGTCCTTTAAGTATGGCCTgctttctttgttcctagatatatgacTTTACATTTGGCTACATTGAAATGTATATTGTTTTCCAATTTATCCAGtaatccagatcgctctgtatcagtgacatgAACTCTTTTTTAACTCCCCAAatctttgtcatctgcaaactttagcaGTAATGTCTTTAAGGTGTGCCATTTTCCATAGCCAACATTATACAAGGGAGTAATGTGGCTAGCATCATGTCCAACTGCATTTGGTAGCACGGCATGCACTCACCGCCACAGCACCTCTTGTTGGTCAGTCCAGGAATTAACTCATCCAGCCTCAGAACAACTCCTGCTGTCACTACTTGTCTTTTTATTCTCAATCTCCACCACTATACTTCAGGCCCCACGTCCCTCCTGGCCCACAGTGCCCCTTCTGGGTACTGCCCCGAAGCAGTGGCCCCCCACACTCGgggtcctcccctccccagggaaccccaatCCCCtaaacccaccttgtctcagtgacCCACTGCCAATCCTCATCTAGCCCCTTCCCTCAGGGGAAAACTGTAGTCTGAAGTGGCcgctcatcatcagcaagggggttAGATCGGTTGcctcttccttccctggctgctccccacagccccagtacCTTCTCAGGCCTTGGAAGTAAAGCCTCAGTCTGGGAGTtcgccaggctggagctcctcagctcctgctcttcccagcactgctctgtgcaAGGTACCCCCTTCTGCTTGCAGGCAGTCTTTCCTTCTTCAAGGCTGGAGAGAGACTGGCAGCCTTCTGGCCCTGCAGCCTTTTATAGGGTCCAGcctggctctgattggctgcctcccagccttctctgattggctcTCAGCCTCAGCCCTCCTCAACAGCTGGCTTTTAACCCCTTCTGAGCCAGAGCGGGGTGACTGCCCTGCTACACCTGTGTCTTCTCTAACCCTGTGTTGGTGAACTGGAGACAGCCTTTCAGTGTAAGATCAATCAAGACTCCAATCCACAACCTCCAGGATTGTTGTCAAGTGCATTAACCACTTAGCTACTGCACctaattttttatataaatacatTTTGTATATCAcctcccctctaaaccaggttgttTTTTAAGTAGTATAGCCTTCTCAGTTGTGGGATTGTACCTTTTTTTGGCATCtagtaaaatgtttttaaacaactACCAATTATCCTTAATATTTTCCCTTGTAAATTCTTTCTCTCCattgatttggctcataattgttttcagctttgtataatcggcccttttaaatcactatGACTGTCTTTGTATGCAACAAATGTAATCAAGTCACAATCACTTGCACCTTTGGAAACACTCATTTTAATTCTGCAATCAATTCTTCCTGTCAAGATGAGGTCTTTTATAGAATTCCCCTGTGCTAGGTGTAACACTTTTGGAATTAAAAAATTGTCCTCTGTAACTTTTAGACATTCAGAGGACGTTTTCGTAATAGCAGCATAAGACTTCCAACATATGTCATTCAGATTGAAGTCCCCTATGAAATGTAAACCTGtggaaaaacaaagaaatgaaaatggaaaaaatagaaGTTAGATGTAAAATTTCACATTATGACGAGATGTGTGATGTTATTGTCTAGTTATTAAGAGAATGTTATGCTAAATTCTCAGTTTTCTCAGTTCTCACCTTCTATTACGTCACAGGGTAGGGCCTTTAGTAATGATGGAAATAAATGATGAAAATGATGATTTAgttcagaggtaggcaacctatggcatgcgtgccaaaggcggcacgtgagctgattttcagtgacattcacactgcccggatcctggccaccagtccagggggctctgcattttaatttaattttaaatgaagcttctaaaacatttttaaaatcttatttactttacatacaacaatagtttagttatatattacaaaCTTATATAAA
Above is a genomic segment from Mauremys reevesii isolate NIE-2019 linkage group 8, ASM1616193v1, whole genome shotgun sequence containing:
- the LOC120371021 gene encoding cytochrome P450 4F22-like — encoded protein: MRFPSRERDHLGYCSGLATAWMLPFTDWVLELLSMERTHLHAYTISTLLLALLALLFRTLLQLGNSWHRYYVNCQRLRCFPEPPHRNWLLGHLGMVKDFGPSRRDLILPYINSAPSLLQFISDEEGLSLVSQTVATFSQACVTWMGPFLPVLALVHPDYLKPITTASAAIAPKDYMFYGFLKPWLGDGLLLSNGAKWVRHRRMLTPAFHFDILKPYVKIFNQSTAIMHAKWRRLVAAGSTSLDMFEQVSLVTLDSLQKCVFSYNSNCQETPSDYISQDL